In the genome of Myroides phaeus, one region contains:
- a CDS encoding tetratricopeptide repeat protein → MKVNFIKYLSVVVLLLVGMACSVKKDKLINRGYHAMTTRYNILYNGELAYEDALISLKEGYFDDFWDILPIERIDIKVDPEKEFKTGRSLDSKQGSLLENLQIDGKSAGEGEEDSGTGFERAEDKAAKAIQKHSMYIKGRERNSQMDEAYLLLGKARYYDGRFIPALEAFNYILYKYPDSDKIDQATVWREKTNVRLTYDDIAIKNLKELLRSKKDKLKKQVEADANATLAQAYINIEDYASAISPLINAIDLTKDKEEYSRYKFILGQLYGKLGRKAEAGKMFQEVIDLNRKSPRSYIIHSHAQQFEIGSVNITDSVSFLKQYKRLLNDRENRPFLDVLNRQVGLFYDQGDNSSKALEYLKEAVKRSKGDEQLKAKNFVSIAEIYFNNAGYALSGQYYDSALSILPEKAKERFRISKRRDALRDVVAYEKVANTNDSILRLVAMSEDQRVTYFQNYIDELRKSDFRKLQANLKGKKNQDYFNMANFGEAVSEAYDLKNTGFGAGKSSFYFYSTQATSYGKIEFKKKWGNRPLRDNWRWSSADFSEDLASSQEEVIEDKNKNIDIQTDFVDTRYDVNSYVEKIPTEEKEIALLKKDRDFAYFQLGSMYYDRFKKHQLASDKLESLLTFDPAERLVLPSLYKLFKIYSEVDIYKAAMVKDRIIAGYPNSRYAKLLQNMSSDKIDDLSPEQVYATVYKLYNEGDYKGTYRAVEDALERYDDEGYVSKLELLKAHVIGNINGLEAYKEALNFVALTYSSSPEGREANKLLETTIPLLEGKRFSEKPTKSWKVVFLADDKNSSSNQVMSRKFLQYANQNSSRGIKYSEDLYNSRDEFFVLHGFKTKEEARSIASLLDSASKPISSENYGVVQIKKNWQEYLIFEKIDQQESKKE, encoded by the coding sequence TTGAAAGTCAATTTTATTAAATATTTATCAGTAGTTGTATTACTCTTAGTTGGCATGGCTTGTTCTGTGAAAAAGGACAAATTAATCAATAGAGGGTACCACGCAATGACTACACGTTATAATATTCTATATAATGGAGAGTTGGCCTACGAAGATGCTCTAATCAGTTTAAAAGAAGGGTATTTTGACGATTTTTGGGACATATTACCTATAGAGAGGATTGATATTAAGGTTGATCCTGAAAAAGAGTTTAAAACAGGCCGATCACTTGATTCTAAGCAAGGCTCTCTTTTAGAAAACTTACAAATTGACGGTAAAAGTGCAGGAGAAGGAGAAGAAGATAGTGGAACTGGATTTGAAAGAGCAGAAGATAAGGCTGCCAAAGCTATTCAAAAGCACTCTATGTATATCAAGGGTAGAGAACGCAATAGTCAAATGGATGAGGCTTATCTTTTATTGGGAAAAGCAAGGTATTATGATGGCAGGTTTATCCCTGCTTTAGAGGCATTTAATTATATTTTGTACAAGTATCCAGATAGCGATAAAATCGATCAAGCGACTGTATGGAGAGAGAAGACTAATGTGCGTCTTACTTATGATGACATTGCGATTAAAAATTTAAAAGAGTTATTGCGCAGCAAAAAAGATAAACTTAAAAAGCAAGTAGAAGCAGATGCTAATGCTACTTTAGCACAAGCGTATATCAATATTGAAGATTATGCAAGTGCGATTTCTCCCTTAATTAATGCAATTGATTTAACGAAAGATAAAGAGGAGTATTCACGATACAAGTTTATTCTTGGACAGCTATATGGCAAATTAGGGCGAAAAGCTGAAGCAGGTAAAATGTTTCAAGAAGTAATTGACTTAAATCGCAAAAGTCCTCGTTCTTATATTATTCATTCTCACGCACAACAATTTGAAATAGGCTCAGTTAATATTACCGATTCAGTAAGTTTTTTAAAGCAATATAAGAGATTGCTTAATGATCGTGAAAACAGACCTTTTTTAGATGTTTTAAATAGGCAAGTTGGTTTGTTTTATGACCAAGGAGATAATAGTTCAAAAGCATTAGAATATTTAAAAGAAGCTGTAAAAAGAAGCAAAGGTGATGAGCAATTAAAAGCTAAAAACTTTGTAAGTATTGCTGAGATTTACTTTAACAATGCTGGTTATGCCTTATCAGGACAATATTATGATAGTGCTTTATCAATTTTACCTGAAAAAGCAAAAGAACGTTTTAGAATAAGTAAGCGAAGAGATGCTTTAAGGGATGTTGTTGCTTATGAAAAGGTTGCAAATACTAATGATAGTATTTTGAGGTTAGTAGCAATGAGTGAAGACCAACGTGTTACCTATTTCCAGAATTATATAGACGAGCTGAGAAAGAGCGATTTTAGAAAACTACAAGCAAATTTGAAGGGAAAGAAAAATCAGGATTACTTCAATATGGCAAATTTTGGAGAGGCTGTAAGTGAAGCATATGATTTAAAGAATACTGGTTTTGGAGCAGGAAAGTCGTCCTTTTACTTTTATTCCACCCAAGCAACTTCGTATGGGAAAATAGAGTTCAAAAAGAAATGGGGTAATAGGCCTTTGAGAGACAATTGGAGATGGAGTAGTGCTGACTTTAGTGAAGATTTAGCTTCAAGTCAAGAAGAAGTTATTGAGGATAAGAATAAAAATATTGATATTCAAACCGATTTTGTTGATACGCGTTATGATGTAAACTCATACGTAGAGAAAATACCTACCGAGGAAAAAGAAATCGCACTATTGAAAAAAGATCGTGATTTTGCTTATTTTCAATTAGGATCAATGTATTACGATCGTTTTAAGAAACATCAATTAGCAAGTGATAAGTTAGAGTCTTTATTGACTTTTGATCCAGCAGAAAGGCTTGTTTTACCAAGCTTATATAAGTTGTTTAAAATTTATAGTGAAGTAGATATTTATAAAGCAGCTATGGTCAAAGACCGTATTATTGCAGGTTATCCAAATTCAAGATATGCTAAGTTACTACAGAATATGTCGAGTGATAAAATAGACGATTTATCACCAGAGCAAGTATATGCTACAGTTTATAAGTTGTATAATGAAGGGGATTATAAAGGTACTTATCGTGCGGTAGAAGATGCATTAGAAAGATATGATGATGAAGGTTATGTAAGTAAGCTGGAGTTGCTAAAGGCTCACGTTATTGGAAATATTAATGGATTGGAAGCTTATAAAGAAGCATTGAATTTTGTAGCATTGACCTATAGTTCGTCTCCAGAAGGTAGAGAGGCGAATAAACTATTAGAAACTACAATTCCTTTATTAGAAGGTAAAAGATTCTCTGAAAAGCCAACGAAAAGTTGGAAAGTTGTGTTTTTAGCAGATGATAAAAATAGCTCAAGTAATCAAGTAATGAGTCGTAAGTTTCTTCAATATGCCAATCAAAATAGCAGTAGAGGTATAAAGTATTCAGAAGATTTATATAATAGCAGAGATGAGTTTTTTGTATTGCATGGCTTTAAAACAAAGGAAGAGGCAAGGAGTATC
- a CDS encoding ABC transporter ATP-binding protein: MITVNNISKSYNGKEVLNIDHLEIPEGQSIGLVGNNGAGKTTLFSLLLDLIQPSTGNILSKGVNVSDSETWKSYTSAFLDESFLIGYLTAEEYFSFVGELKGLTKEQIIDQVGQYAYFFNEEVLNQRKYIRDFSKGNQKKIGIVAAFLGSPELVILDEPFANLDPTTQIRLKELVKVKIQEGNVTIIISSHDLQHTFEVSDRIIALEKGHIKKDVLTSELSLQELEAFFHNS; the protein is encoded by the coding sequence ATGATTACAGTAAATAATATAAGTAAAAGCTACAACGGAAAAGAGGTTTTAAACATAGACCATTTAGAAATTCCAGAAGGACAAAGTATCGGGTTAGTTGGAAATAATGGTGCAGGAAAGACAACTCTGTTTAGTTTGTTGTTAGATTTAATTCAGCCGTCAACAGGGAATATCTTGTCAAAGGGTGTGAATGTTAGTGATTCCGAAACTTGGAAATCTTATACTTCAGCTTTTTTAGATGAATCATTTTTAATTGGCTACTTAACAGCGGAAGAGTATTTCTCTTTTGTTGGAGAATTAAAAGGATTGACAAAGGAACAGATTATAGACCAAGTAGGTCAGTACGCATATTTCTTTAACGAAGAAGTATTGAATCAGCGCAAGTATATTCGTGATTTTTCAAAAGGAAATCAAAAGAAAATAGGAATTGTAGCAGCTTTTTTAGGAAGTCCAGAATTGGTAATTCTTGATGAACCTTTTGCAAATTTAGATCCTACTACACAAATTAGATTAAAAGAATTAGTAAAAGTAAAAATACAAGAGGGGAATGTTACGATAATCATTTCAAGCCATGATTTACAACATACGTTTGAAGTATCTGATCGTATCATCGCTTTAGAAAAAGGTCATATTAAAAAAGATGTATTGACTTCTGAATTGTCTTTACAAGAATTGGAAGCCTTTTTCCACAATAGTTAG